In one window of Cytophagaceae bacterium ABcell3 DNA:
- the uvrC gene encoding excinuclease ABC subunit UvrC, whose amino-acid sequence MANEHIEKEEIKNLPDKPGVYKFFDTEKELIYVGKAKSLKKRVSNYFNKQSYLDRKTQRLVSQIASIEFTIVNTEFDAYLLENNLIKNHQPKYNILLKDDKTYPYVCISNERFPRLFNTRTFNKAQGTYYGPYSSVKAINTITELARDLYQLRTCNFLLSEENIENGKYKVCLEYHIGNCKGPCEGLQSEEEYNRNIEQVHQILKGNISSVKAHFQNEMQKAAEALDFEKAETFKQKLHLLTKFQASSVIVNPKVTDLAVFSIATRDKMVAVNCLMIREGRIVYTRTLTVKRKLDETEEEILLMAIAAVKNDTGAQPVEILSNIETDSDISGIKIIIPKIGDKKKLVELSYKNASEQLLQKSLREKEDPGLRVIKQLQKDLSLSQLPEHIECFDNSNIQGTNPVAAMVCFIKGKPAKKEYRHYNIKTVVGPDDFGSMREIVYRRYKRLLDEQKSLPQLIVIDGGKGQLNAACEALQELNIYGKIPIIGIAKRLEEIFYPGDKDPLYIDKKSESLRLLQFIRNEAHRFAITFHRQKRSGGSLKSSLSEITGIGEKTHEKLIKHFKSPKRIKEAELSELEKVVGKSKAEVIYKFYSQQ is encoded by the coding sequence ATGGCCAATGAACATATTGAAAAAGAAGAAATAAAAAATTTGCCTGACAAACCTGGCGTATATAAGTTCTTTGACACTGAAAAAGAGCTTATATACGTAGGCAAGGCTAAAAGCCTCAAAAAAAGGGTAAGTAACTACTTTAATAAACAGTCTTACCTAGACAGAAAAACACAAAGGCTTGTTTCTCAAATAGCATCTATCGAGTTTACTATAGTTAATACTGAATTTGATGCCTATTTACTTGAAAACAACCTGATAAAAAATCACCAACCCAAATACAACATTCTTTTAAAGGATGACAAGACATATCCTTATGTTTGTATTTCCAATGAACGCTTCCCCAGGCTGTTCAACACAAGGACATTTAACAAAGCCCAAGGCACCTATTACGGCCCGTATTCAAGTGTAAAAGCGATAAACACAATTACAGAACTGGCAAGAGACCTTTATCAGTTAAGGACGTGTAACTTCCTATTGTCAGAAGAAAACATTGAAAACGGCAAATATAAAGTCTGTCTAGAATACCACATTGGAAACTGCAAAGGCCCCTGTGAAGGTTTGCAGTCAGAAGAAGAGTATAACCGCAATATAGAGCAGGTACACCAGATTTTGAAAGGAAATATCAGTTCAGTAAAAGCACACTTTCAAAATGAAATGCAAAAAGCTGCAGAAGCCTTAGATTTTGAAAAAGCAGAAACCTTTAAGCAAAAGCTGCACTTGCTCACTAAATTCCAAGCATCATCTGTTATTGTTAATCCCAAAGTGACAGATTTAGCCGTCTTTTCTATAGCTACCAGAGATAAAATGGTAGCTGTAAACTGCTTGATGATAAGAGAAGGAAGAATAGTCTATACCCGAACACTGACTGTCAAAAGGAAATTGGATGAAACAGAAGAAGAAATATTGCTCATGGCCATTGCAGCAGTAAAAAATGACACTGGAGCACAACCTGTAGAAATACTGTCCAATATAGAAACAGACTCCGACATAAGCGGAATCAAAATAATCATACCCAAAATTGGAGACAAAAAAAAGCTAGTGGAGTTGTCTTACAAAAATGCTAGCGAGCAGCTTCTCCAAAAAAGCCTAAGGGAAAAAGAAGATCCTGGCCTCAGGGTTATAAAACAATTGCAAAAAGACTTGTCCCTGTCCCAACTTCCGGAGCACATAGAATGCTTTGACAACTCAAACATTCAAGGGACCAACCCTGTAGCAGCCATGGTATGTTTTATAAAAGGGAAACCAGCCAAAAAAGAATATCGTCATTACAACATCAAAACAGTAGTAGGGCCAGATGATTTTGGTTCCATGCGTGAAATCGTCTATCGCCGCTATAAAAGGCTTTTGGATGAACAAAAGAGCTTGCCTCAGCTTATCGTTATTGATGGAGGCAAAGGCCAGTTAAATGCAGCATGTGAAGCACTTCAAGAGTTAAATATATACGGAAAAATCCCAATTATTGGAATAGCTAAAAGGCTGGAAGAGATATTTTACCCTGGCGATAAAGATCCACTATATATTGATAAAAAATCTGAATCCCTAAGATTGCTCCAATTTATCAGAAATGAAGCCCATCGCTTTGCAATCACATTCCACAGACAAAAAAGATCGGGAGGCTCTTTAAAAAGTTCATTGAGCGAAATAACAGGAATTGGGGAGAAAACACACGAAAAGTTAATAAAACACTTTAAATCGCCGAAGAGAATAAAAGAAGCAGAACTGTCAGAATTAGAGAAAGTGGTAGGAAAAAGTAAAGCAGAAGTAATCTATAAGTTCTACAGCCAACAATAA
- the gldN gene encoding gliding motility protein GldN — protein MKKLSVIVMAFVLLSGLSGLQAQTKIKDIMYEDGYNKYSLRPVHESDIMYRKTLIRALDLREKQNKPIFSEKREITRIFIEAVENGIITPYRNDSLEDGGQLTIAEFKEAIEMPSSEPELSPEEKEIMLQMGDSSFMYSSGTEYYFPRDLYQMEIKEDLLFDKERSRMYYDIIAITLFVPADHGANIKGIQLPIASFSYKEVTEKLFKDNPEAIWYNPQNDASHINLADAFELRLFSSYIIRVSNPMNQYLVDIYGGDQQKGIMASSWAAHDLLEYEHNLWEF, from the coding sequence ATGAAAAAATTAAGTGTTATTGTTATGGCATTTGTCTTATTATCTGGATTGTCTGGGCTTCAAGCCCAGACAAAGATAAAGGACATTATGTATGAAGATGGATATAATAAATACTCTCTAAGGCCAGTACATGAATCTGATATTATGTACAGAAAGACCCTAATTAGGGCTTTGGATTTGAGAGAAAAGCAAAATAAGCCGATTTTCTCTGAAAAAAGGGAAATTACCAGAATTTTCATCGAAGCTGTGGAAAACGGCATCATTACTCCTTACCGTAATGACTCTCTTGAAGATGGTGGTCAATTAACAATTGCGGAATTTAAGGAAGCAATAGAAATGCCTTCTTCAGAGCCGGAACTTTCTCCGGAAGAAAAAGAAATCATGTTGCAAATGGGAGACTCTTCTTTCATGTATTCATCTGGAACGGAGTACTACTTCCCTCGTGACCTTTATCAAATGGAAATCAAAGAAGATCTTTTGTTTGATAAAGAAAGATCTAGAATGTACTATGACATTATAGCTATTACTTTATTTGTGCCTGCTGACCACGGAGCAAACATCAAAGGAATTCAGCTTCCTATAGCATCTTTCAGCTATAAAGAAGTTACTGAAAAGTTGTTCAAGGATAACCCTGAAGCTATTTGGTATAATCCGCAAAATGATGCTTCTCACATTAACCTTGCTGATGCTTTTGAACTTAGATTGTTTAGTTCTTATATCATTAGGGTTTCTAACCCTATGAATCAGTACTTGGTTGACATTTATGGTGGCGATCAACAAAAAGGTATCATGGCTTCATCATGGGCTGCACATGATCTTCTTGAGTACGAACATAACCTGTGGGAATTTTAA
- a CDS encoding AtpZ/AtpI family protein → MSRQSNNRQSQKKRPLEAYIKYSGLAMQMIMLMLIAVWAGSKLDAYFEVKNRLFTIFLLLFSVIGSVYLVIKSLLNNK, encoded by the coding sequence TTGAGCAGACAAAGCAACAACCGACAATCGCAAAAGAAAAGACCGCTTGAGGCTTATATAAAATATTCCGGCCTGGCCATGCAAATGATCATGCTAATGCTTATTGCTGTCTGGGCCGGATCAAAGCTTGATGCTTACTTTGAAGTAAAGAATCGCCTTTTTACTATATTTTTATTATTGTTTTCCGTGATAGGCTCCGTATATTTGGTGATTAAATCCCTGCTCAACAATAAATGA
- a CDS encoding polymer-forming cytoskeletal protein has translation MFSKKDDKKIPEEVLNSRTIIAKGTLLEGNIETFGNIRVEGKLIGNVKCKSKVVLGDSSKVEGNILANTAEVEGEVVGVVEISDVLILKSTAIINGDIVTNKLVIESGATFNGKCKMGAVIKEIKIGENVEQTKQQPTIAKEKTA, from the coding sequence ATGTTCAGTAAAAAAGATGACAAAAAAATTCCCGAGGAGGTTTTGAACTCCCGTACTATTATAGCCAAAGGCACACTTTTAGAAGGTAACATAGAAACTTTTGGTAATATACGTGTAGAGGGAAAGTTAATCGGAAATGTAAAATGCAAGTCTAAGGTAGTGCTAGGAGACTCTTCAAAAGTAGAGGGCAACATATTGGCCAATACTGCTGAGGTAGAAGGTGAAGTTGTAGGCGTAGTTGAAATTTCTGATGTTCTGATCCTAAAGTCGACGGCAATAATTAATGGAGACATTGTTACCAATAAATTGGTTATTGAGTCAGGTGCCACTTTTAATGGAAAATGTAAAATGGGCGCTGTAATCAAAGAGATAAAAATAGGAGAAAACGTTGAGCAGACAAAGCAACAACCGACAATCGCAAAAGAAAAGACCGCTTGA
- a CDS encoding M23 family metallopeptidase — protein MKNKKTIYKWLTNRFLLIIRNEENFAEKRTYSFNYAKLIVFSILFLSLVTGACFFVATTALAKWFNPRYQQIETNKKVISLSIKADSLLLEVQRKDMFIANIRKVIAGEILEYSEDSVVSSNQKQVQAANLDEVSDVDKELRARFESGGHELSYFEQNAGGDLNDIFVKPVSGIPVNGQVEGGNLLRLKVGKKESVKSVAEGKVLFTSWTLEDQHIIAVLHPGNFISFYKNVSVVLKKNGDSVKAGEVIAKVGDSDEDAQVVSFELWHEGVQVNPQDYILF, from the coding sequence TTGAAAAATAAAAAGACAATATACAAGTGGTTAACGAATAGATTCCTTTTAATTATTCGTAACGAAGAAAATTTTGCAGAAAAAAGAACCTATAGTTTCAACTATGCAAAACTAATAGTCTTTTCCATACTATTTCTTTCTTTGGTAACCGGTGCCTGCTTTTTTGTTGCCACTACGGCTCTTGCAAAATGGTTTAACCCGCGGTATCAGCAAATAGAGACTAATAAAAAAGTTATTTCACTTTCAATTAAGGCCGATTCCTTATTATTAGAAGTGCAGCGGAAAGATATGTTTATTGCTAATATCAGAAAAGTGATTGCTGGTGAAATTCTGGAGTATTCTGAGGACAGTGTGGTTTCTTCTAATCAAAAACAGGTTCAAGCCGCCAATCTTGATGAGGTTTCTGACGTTGATAAGGAACTAAGAGCCCGCTTTGAAAGTGGGGGGCACGAACTTTCTTATTTTGAGCAGAATGCTGGTGGCGATTTAAATGATATTTTTGTAAAACCTGTGTCAGGAATTCCCGTAAACGGACAAGTAGAAGGGGGCAACCTGTTAAGGTTAAAGGTAGGCAAAAAGGAAAGTGTGAAATCTGTCGCTGAAGGGAAAGTGCTTTTTACCTCTTGGACGTTAGAAGACCAACATATCATAGCGGTGCTTCACCCTGGAAACTTTATTTCGTTTTATAAAAATGTTTCAGTAGTCTTGAAGAAAAATGGAGATAGTGTAAAAGCAGGTGAGGTAATAGCCAAGGTGGGAGACTCTGATGAAGATGCACAGGTGGTAAGTTTTGAACTTTGGCACGAAGGTGTTCAGGTCAACCCGCAAGATTATATTTTATTTTGA
- a CDS encoding tetratricopeptide repeat protein, protein MKEVEHDMWEAHKDDYNRPLYVFPNLDTTLQKSLVPSTDYIIEKAALPVQKHKNSNWVDPSYLLIGQSRIFRGEFETAVQTFKYVNTKGKDVEHKQDALIWLIRTYIYSEELKLVPSVVDYLKKRKLTDDNKRNFHLTLGYYYQKLADSKEVLEEEDYDFVIAHLTRAVPFIKKRDERSRVHFILGQLNQFRGRPKEAHEHYQAVLKNNPPYELSFFARLYMTQVSDLSRAGDVQQVEKYFRKLLKDKKNVEYKDKIYYEMALFRLNQDNHKKAIEFFEKSLASSAGDQFQKARSYHQLGRLYYEDLQKYELAKAYYDSTVTLWDKKDREYKPIARRQEILAEFVRQLKTIEREDSLQRLAAMDSTKLSAFLDQIILDEEKKQREDMRRLEEAAKRQANAAAMQQQQGLGTGDGSGKWYFYNPANVNMGRMEFERKWGKRKLEDHWRRSMKEVNFDDDEEEEEEEEMFAEEVDSAAIRAQRKEELYKDIPFTQTQMDTSDHRLEQALYKLGKIYDLNLEEYENSIETFKRLIKKYPKSEHRPEVLYFLYLLHKEKESPEAEDYKNMILSEFPNSVFAKIIKNPNYLEESKALNKKVAKLFKQAYELYSQKEYFLSEKALNNIKDQYPESDIEDKIEFLLILIHGKTGSTLQFRNDLEAFIETYSNSTLLKKAEELMKTADDYLAQKEQDGDRPGGVEVKYINKLDKPHFFIAELPKDKIIKNKIMIQFRNFTDKSAQNGASKEINLLDLNDSTVAVVVRAFGSIEEGFNYMDDITSIHSFLNDYKPSYRIALITDDNYSLFEKSRDMDAYLRFYRAFYE, encoded by the coding sequence ATGAAAGAGGTAGAGCATGATATGTGGGAAGCGCACAAAGATGACTACAACAGGCCGCTTTATGTTTTCCCTAACTTAGACACGACCCTTCAAAAAAGCTTAGTCCCAAGCACTGACTATATTATAGAAAAAGCAGCCCTGCCTGTTCAAAAACACAAAAACAGCAACTGGGTAGATCCGTCATATCTGCTAATCGGCCAGTCAAGGATATTCCGTGGGGAGTTTGAAACTGCCGTACAAACATTTAAATATGTAAACACCAAAGGAAAAGACGTTGAGCATAAACAAGACGCTCTCATCTGGCTCATTAGGACCTATATCTATTCAGAAGAACTTAAGCTTGTCCCTTCGGTAGTAGACTACCTGAAAAAAAGGAAGCTGACCGATGACAACAAAAGAAACTTTCACCTAACCCTTGGCTACTACTACCAAAAACTTGCAGATAGCAAAGAGGTGCTGGAAGAAGAGGATTACGATTTTGTAATTGCCCACCTCACCAGGGCTGTGCCATTTATCAAAAAACGTGACGAGCGCTCTAGGGTACATTTTATTCTTGGGCAATTAAACCAATTTAGAGGAAGGCCCAAAGAAGCGCACGAACATTATCAAGCCGTACTCAAAAACAATCCCCCATACGAGCTATCGTTTTTTGCACGTTTATATATGACACAGGTATCCGACCTGTCCAGAGCAGGCGACGTACAGCAGGTAGAAAAGTATTTCAGAAAATTACTAAAGGACAAGAAAAACGTAGAATATAAGGACAAGATATACTATGAAATGGCACTGTTCAGACTTAATCAGGACAATCATAAAAAGGCCATCGAGTTTTTCGAAAAGTCATTGGCAAGTAGTGCTGGCGACCAATTTCAAAAAGCCCGCTCTTACCACCAGCTAGGGCGCTTGTATTATGAAGACCTGCAAAAGTATGAATTAGCCAAAGCTTACTACGACAGTACTGTTACGCTATGGGACAAAAAAGACAGGGAGTATAAACCTATAGCCCGTAGACAGGAAATATTGGCCGAGTTCGTTAGACAACTAAAAACCATTGAACGCGAAGATAGTTTACAAAGACTTGCAGCAATGGACAGTACAAAACTTAGTGCCTTCTTGGATCAAATAATTCTGGACGAAGAAAAGAAACAGCGTGAAGATATGAGGCGCTTGGAAGAAGCAGCTAAAAGACAAGCCAATGCAGCAGCCATGCAACAGCAGCAAGGCCTGGGTACCGGTGATGGCTCCGGCAAATGGTACTTCTATAACCCAGCGAATGTAAATATGGGTAGAATGGAATTTGAAAGAAAATGGGGTAAACGTAAACTAGAAGACCATTGGCGTAGGTCTATGAAAGAAGTGAACTTTGACGACGATGAAGAAGAGGAGGAAGAGGAGGAAATGTTTGCAGAAGAAGTTGACTCCGCGGCTATACGAGCTCAGCGAAAAGAGGAGTTATATAAAGACATTCCATTTACACAAACACAAATGGATACTTCTGACCACCGTCTGGAGCAGGCGCTTTATAAGTTGGGTAAAATTTACGACCTAAACCTAGAGGAATATGAAAACTCTATTGAAACATTTAAAAGGTTAATAAAAAAATATCCTAAATCTGAGCATAGGCCTGAGGTGCTTTACTTCCTGTACTTGTTACATAAAGAAAAAGAAAGCCCCGAAGCAGAAGATTATAAAAACATGATACTTAGTGAATTCCCTAATTCAGTGTTTGCCAAAATAATTAAAAATCCGAATTACCTTGAAGAAAGTAAGGCGCTAAATAAAAAAGTGGCCAAACTGTTCAAGCAGGCATATGAACTCTATTCACAAAAGGAATATTTCTTAAGTGAAAAAGCATTAAATAATATAAAAGATCAATATCCAGAGAGTGATATAGAAGATAAAATAGAATTTTTGCTTATACTTATCCATGGAAAAACCGGAAGTACCCTCCAGTTCAGAAATGACCTGGAAGCGTTCATCGAAACATACAGCAATAGTACTTTGCTTAAAAAAGCAGAAGAACTAATGAAAACGGCTGATGACTACTTGGCTCAAAAAGAACAAGACGGAGACAGGCCAGGTGGTGTGGAAGTTAAGTATATCAACAAACTTGATAAACCTCACTTCTTTATAGCAGAACTTCCTAAGGATAAAATCATTAAAAATAAAATAATGATTCAGTTCAGGAATTTCACAGACAAATCAGCCCAAAATGGTGCTTCAAAAGAAATAAATCTTTTAGATTTGAATGATTCAACAGTGGCAGTTGTTGTAAGAGCATTCGGCTCCATAGAAGAAGGCTTTAATTATATGGACGATATTACTAGTATACATTCATTCCTGAATGACTACAAACCGTCCTATAGAATAGCATTGATTACTGATGATAATTATAGTTTGTTTGAAAAATCAAGAGACATGGACGCCTACTTAAGGTTTTACCGTGCTTTTTATGAATAA
- a CDS encoding transglycosylase domain-containing protein — MAKRSKFKYLMIFTWASFITGLSVLILYIYMVSVDFMGLFGPMPSLVVLENPKSEVASELYTSDEVLLGKYFRENRTPVDYDDISPNLINALKATEDSRFEEHSGIDLRGLMRVMIRTGIMRQSNAGGGSTISQQLAKNLFDTRGELYKGRLSSLNSHALNMLIIKTKEWITAVNIERSYTKEEIITMYLNVVDFGSNSFGIKVAAKTFFNTTPDSLDIPQAATLVGLLKAPTTYSPVMNPDNSFGRRNVVIEQMHKYNYLAKTEADSLKQIPLELNYNVENHNKGLATYFRSVVSNYLLAWCRNRGIDLFADGLKIYCTIDSRMQKYAENAMAEHMKMLQGKFFEHWEGRNPWIDDDGKEIKNFIENAAQRTPRFKSLQVKHGDDTKKIYEEMNKPVNMRVFSWEGEKDTLMSPMDSIRYYKHFLHTGFMAMDPASGHIKAWVGGIDHRHFKYDHVKQGRRQPGSTFKPLVYATALDYGYSPCYEMVDAPVSFQTGDENETWTPKNADNKFSGEPYTLRKAMANSVNSITAGLIKKVGPNAVVDMAKRLGIESRLDPVPALCLGVSDVSVYELIGAYSAFVNEGVYTKPFFIARIEDKHGNVLQEFIPETKEAINEETAHLMVHMLKGATQEAGGTALGLHRYGLLGPDNEIGGKTGTSQNASDGWFVGITPKLVGGAWVGGEDRSIHFRTMEMGQGARMAMPIWAGFMQKVYEDESLEVKRQKFPQPSKPLSVEVDCKKFKEKNEEDEEDEDDYEIDGYDLDGFRD; from the coding sequence ATGGCCAAAAGATCAAAGTTTAAGTATTTAATGATTTTTACATGGGCGTCCTTTATTACAGGACTGTCTGTGCTGATACTATATATTTATATGGTATCTGTTGATTTTATGGGTTTGTTTGGGCCAATGCCAAGCCTGGTAGTCCTGGAAAACCCCAAAAGTGAGGTAGCGTCTGAATTATATACCTCAGACGAAGTGTTGCTTGGAAAGTATTTTAGAGAAAACCGTACACCGGTAGACTACGACGATATTTCACCCAATCTGATCAATGCACTAAAAGCAACTGAAGATTCCAGGTTCGAAGAGCATTCAGGTATTGACCTAAGAGGCCTTATGAGGGTAATGATCCGAACCGGGATAATGAGACAGTCTAATGCAGGTGGGGGCAGTACCATTTCGCAACAGTTGGCAAAGAACTTGTTTGACACGCGTGGCGAACTATACAAAGGAAGGCTTTCTTCTCTGAACAGCCACGCCCTTAACATGCTCATCATAAAAACTAAAGAATGGATCACTGCCGTAAACATAGAACGAAGCTATACGAAAGAAGAAATCATTACCATGTATTTAAACGTGGTGGACTTTGGAAGTAACTCTTTTGGTATCAAAGTAGCAGCAAAAACCTTCTTTAACACAACTCCTGACAGTCTTGACATACCACAGGCGGCTACACTGGTCGGTCTGCTCAAAGCGCCAACTACTTATAGCCCGGTAATGAACCCTGACAATTCATTTGGAAGAAGAAATGTTGTTATCGAGCAAATGCACAAGTACAATTATCTGGCTAAAACAGAAGCAGACTCGCTAAAGCAAATACCGCTTGAACTAAACTATAATGTAGAAAACCATAACAAAGGTTTGGCCACCTACTTTAGAAGTGTAGTCAGCAACTACTTATTGGCTTGGTGCCGCAACAGAGGCATTGACCTTTTTGCCGATGGCCTGAAAATATATTGTACCATCGACAGCCGCATGCAGAAATATGCTGAAAACGCTATGGCTGAACACATGAAAATGCTACAAGGAAAGTTCTTTGAACACTGGGAGGGGCGAAACCCTTGGATAGACGACGATGGAAAAGAAATCAAAAACTTCATAGAAAATGCAGCCCAGAGAACCCCAAGGTTTAAATCACTGCAAGTTAAACATGGTGATGACACCAAGAAGATTTACGAGGAAATGAACAAGCCGGTAAACATGCGGGTGTTTTCTTGGGAAGGTGAAAAAGACACACTTATGTCCCCTATGGACTCTATTAGGTACTATAAGCATTTTCTACATACCGGGTTTATGGCTATGGACCCTGCATCGGGACATATCAAAGCCTGGGTAGGTGGCATAGACCACAGGCACTTCAAATATGACCATGTAAAACAAGGAAGAAGGCAGCCAGGCTCAACATTTAAGCCTTTAGTATATGCCACCGCACTAGACTATGGCTATTCGCCGTGCTATGAAATGGTAGACGCCCCGGTAAGTTTCCAAACTGGCGATGAAAATGAAACATGGACGCCGAAAAACGCAGACAATAAATTCAGCGGAGAGCCTTATACTTTGAGAAAAGCTATGGCAAACTCTGTTAACTCTATCACTGCAGGCCTGATAAAGAAGGTAGGTCCAAATGCAGTAGTAGATATGGCAAAAAGACTTGGCATAGAAAGCAGGTTAGACCCTGTGCCTGCGCTTTGTCTCGGCGTAAGTGATGTATCCGTATATGAACTTATCGGCGCATACAGCGCTTTTGTCAACGAAGGTGTTTACACGAAACCATTTTTCATTGCACGCATAGAAGACAAACATGGTAATGTGCTTCAAGAGTTTATTCCCGAAACCAAAGAAGCCATCAATGAAGAAACGGCACATTTAATGGTACACATGCTTAAAGGTGCTACACAAGAAGCGGGAGGAACAGCACTTGGCTTGCACAGATATGGCCTTCTTGGCCCTGACAATGAAATTGGAGGAAAAACAGGTACCTCTCAGAATGCTTCCGATGGATGGTTTGTTGGTATTACCCCAAAACTTGTCGGTGGTGCATGGGTAGGAGGTGAAGACAGAAGCATACACTTCAGAACAATGGAAATGGGACAAGGTGCAAGAATGGCCATGCCTATATGGGCTGGATTTATGCAAAAAGTATATGAAGATGAATCATTGGAAGTCAAAAGACAAAAATTTCCACAACCATCAAAACCACTTTCTGTCGAAGTAGACTGTAAAAAGTTTAAAGAGAAAAATGAAGAGGACGAGGAGGACGAAGACGATTACGAGATAGATGGATATGATCTTGATGGCTTCAGGGATTAA
- the gldM gene encoding gliding motility protein GldM: MAGGKETPRQKMIGMMYLVLLALLALQVSAVIIQKFQFLDTSLMIVNDKAGIEHDETVRSIRATVEKEGNDEKDLKVVEKAEEVRDRTTELVNYMNDLRNMLIEKTGGYNDDSTYAGAKEEDKVMEIMLGPEGKKSGDAYELQKRLNAFSDYLNEVGVKAPKLAMDGKEDPLFKNDKSQRTKDFAQINFAQTPMVAALAMIAQKQSEVLKYENEALTMLASEVGAHKVNFDQVVAMVRPRSNVVAAGTKYEAELFIAASSSSITPTMKYEGKEIPVVDGKGQVSFVAKPAGKYDKEGNAKATWTGSITIKNKGRDTTFTVTEEYTIAKPVISIQAAAVSALYMNCGNELDVQVPALGSTYNPKFTATGAKVIPGSEKGKVTLVPNKAKVRLNVASNGNPIGHQDFGVRMVPRPELQIWDKGKPVNEKTGVPAPGPRMLVAKAIPDESFKNFLPKDARYRVAQWEAILVRGKRPVGAPQVFTSENGNLATFASQAQPGDRILVEIKKVVRMNFLNELEEVSIPTTVKNIPLN; encoded by the coding sequence ATGGCTGGAGGAAAAGAAACCCCAAGACAGAAGATGATAGGTATGATGTACCTAGTTCTTCTTGCCTTGCTAGCCTTACAAGTCAGCGCCGTGATTATTCAGAAATTTCAATTTCTGGACACGAGTTTGATGATTGTTAATGATAAGGCGGGTATAGAACATGATGAAACTGTAAGGTCCATTAGGGCAACAGTTGAAAAAGAAGGTAACGATGAAAAAGACCTTAAGGTCGTGGAAAAAGCTGAAGAAGTTAGAGATAGGACTACTGAGCTTGTAAATTACATGAACGACCTAAGGAACATGCTTATCGAAAAAACCGGTGGGTACAATGATGACAGTACTTATGCCGGAGCTAAAGAAGAGGACAAGGTAATGGAAATTATGCTTGGCCCTGAAGGTAAGAAAAGTGGAGATGCGTATGAGCTTCAGAAGCGTCTTAATGCTTTTTCAGATTATTTGAATGAAGTTGGCGTAAAAGCTCCTAAACTTGCCATGGATGGCAAAGAAGATCCATTGTTTAAGAATGACAAAAGTCAAAGAACAAAGGATTTCGCACAAATTAACTTTGCCCAAACTCCAATGGTAGCTGCGCTTGCTATGATTGCTCAAAAGCAGTCTGAGGTGCTAAAGTACGAAAACGAGGCACTTACTATGTTAGCAAGTGAAGTTGGTGCACATAAAGTTAACTTCGACCAAGTAGTGGCAATGGTTAGACCTAGGTCAAATGTAGTTGCTGCTGGAACTAAGTATGAAGCTGAATTATTTATTGCAGCATCTTCTAGCTCTATTACTCCTACTATGAAATATGAGGGAAAAGAAATTCCTGTAGTAGATGGTAAAGGTCAGGTTTCATTTGTTGCTAAGCCTGCTGGTAAATATGACAAAGAAGGTAATGCAAAAGCAACTTGGACTGGGTCTATTACTATTAAGAATAAAGGTAGGGATACTACTTTTACAGTAACGGAAGAGTATACTATTGCTAAGCCTGTAATATCGATTCAAGCTGCTGCGGTATCTGCTCTTTACATGAACTGTGGTAATGAACTTGATGTGCAAGTGCCTGCTCTAGGGTCTACTTATAACCCTAAGTTTACTGCTACTGGTGCTAAAGTAATTCCTGGTTCTGAAAAAGGTAAAGTTACGCTAGTTCCTAACAAAGCTAAGGTTAGATTGAATGTAGCTAGTAATGGTAACCCTATTGGACATCAAGACTTTGGTGTGAGAATGGTTCCTAGACCTGAACTTCAAATCTGGGACAAAGGCAAGCCTGTAAATGAGAAAACTGGTGTGCCAGCTCCTGGACCTAGAATGCTTGTTGCTAAAGCTATACCTGATGAAAGTTTCAAAAACTTCCTTCCAAAGGATGCGCGCTACAGAGTAGCACAATGGGAAGCCATTCTTGTAAGGGGGAAGAGACCTGTAGGAGCTCCTCAAGTATTTACTTCAGAAAATGGAAACTTAGCTACTTTCGCTTCTCAAGCACAGCCTGGTGACAGGATTTTGGTAGAGATTAAGAAAGTTGTTAGAATGAACTTCCTGAATGAATTAGAAGAGGTTTCTATTCCTACGACTGTTAAAAATATACCTCTGAACTAA